GACGGGCGCGGAAGTTTTGGCGCTGCCGTATCAACCGCCGCCGGAGGAGCCGTTGTGGTTGCATCGTTTCACCCCGCCGCGGCGGGTGGGCTGGTTTTACCGGCCTTCGCCCTGAAGCGGGGCCTTGGCCGCGGGGGTCTGCAGCAGGCGCGCCGCCGCCGCCAGCACCGCCGGCACCTGAATCCGCTCCATGCAGGGATAGGGGCGCGATTTGTCGCAGACAAACTGGCGGGTGACTTTGCAGGGACATTCTCCGAGCACCAGCTCATGCGGGCATTGCCAGGGGCGCCAACTGGTTTCCGAGCTGGGGCCAAACAGGGCGACAATGGGCGTTTGCATGGCGGCGGCCAGGTGCATGGCCACCGTGTCCACGCCCAGAAACAGGCGGGCGCGGCCCAGCAGGCAGGCCAGCTCGGCCATGGTGGTGCGCCCGGCGAGGTTGAGGGCCGGGCGCTGCATGCGGCTCAGGATTTGTTGCACGTCGGCGGCCTCCACCGGTCCGGGGCCGGCAGTGAAGGCCACGCGCAAGCCGTGCTGCTCCTGCAGGGCATCGGCCACGGCGGCCCAGCGCTCGGGCAGCCATTGCTTGAAACGCCAGCGGCTGGTGACGTGGATGACGGCCAGCGGCGGGCCCTGGTCCAGGCCGGGAAAACGCTGCGCGAAGGCCGCGGGCGGCACGCCGGGAAAAAACTCGAGCGGCCCCGGCTGGGCCTGGGGGTCGAAACAATCGGCCACCGTGCGAAAATCTTTGAGCACCTGATGGTGCGGCGCCCAGGCGAAGGGGGAAAGTTGATGAAACAGGCGCCGCCGCCAGCCCCATTCGCCATAGGCATCGTTGGCCACGCGCACCCGCGCCCGGCTGAGCCAGGCCCAGAGGCAGGCGCGGTCGGACACGGACAGCGCGAAGGCGTAATCATAACGCTGGCCGGCCAGGGCCTGCCAGGCGCGGCGGTTTTCGGCCCACACCGTGCGCCACGGGCGCCGCTCCCGGTCGGGCCGGCCGAGGGCCAGCAAGTGGCGGATGGCGGGGTGTCCCTGCAGCATCACCTCGCACCCGCCACGCACCAGGACATCCATGGCCGCGCCCGGGAAACGCTGCGCCAGAAAACGCAGCGTGGGCGTCAGGAGGAGCGTGTCGCCCAGATGATTCAGTTTGATAAGCAGAAACTTCACCGGGGGGCATTATCGGGGAGGCGGCCCCGGATTGCAATGGTTTGCGGGGCTGGGGTGCGCAGGGGGACCACGCATGAACATCCAGGGACACGAATGAACCCGGGCAGACATGAAATAATGGAAGGACGCTGCCGCGCGGCGGAGATGGGCATGATTATGCAGATTTCATGGTTTTTGGGGGCCGAAAGGTAGTCGAAAATTTTTGCAAAAAAGATGTTGACGCTCAGGAGTTTTTGTGCGAAGTTGTCGCCGTTGAAAGTGAAATAGCCAGCAAACATAAGGGTAACGACCTATGAAAAAGATTTTAACCGCTCTTGGTCTGTGCGCCGCCCTCGGCGTGCAAGCGGCAATAGTGTGGCCTCGGAATGTATTCACCAATCCGGATTTTGAAAGTGGGTCATTAACCGGGTGGGATACCACCTATGCACCTTCCGCAACGGTGGTAACCTCGGCGGGGTCATTTAACCCGTATCCCGATCCTTTGGCTCCCAATGCCAAATTTTTGCAGATTACAGCGCCATCGGGAACTGGTACTGGCAGTCAATCTGTGTCTCAAACCGTCAATATGAGTATGGGTGACACCGTACAGATTTGGTATGGATACCAGCCCGGTACAAGGGCTGGTAATGCCACTATCGAAGTATATGACGTGGGCGATAATCTTGTCGGTAGTGCCACTACAACAGCCACATCATGGCAGACATATTCCTTCACGGCCCCAAGCACTGGCGCTTTCACTTTTTATCTTAGCGCTCAGAAGACAGTTTCTCATAGCGGGGGTGCCGGATTTGCAGTTTTTGACATGTCGGCCGTCCCTGAGCCGCGGGGGTGGTTGATGGGCGGGGCGTTGCTGGGGATGCTGGGCGTGGGCGAGTTCCTGCGCCGGCGTCGCGCTGCCCAGAAGGCCGCCTAAGGCTTTCACTTTCAACAACAGGTCAAAAGGCCCGGGAAACCGGGCCTTTTCCTTTTGTGCCATGCTTCATCCGGGTGGGTTGGCAGGGTGCGGCCCAGAGGCATCGCAGAGCGGCGCGGCAGCCTCCCCCCCGTGCCGTGATTATTTCTTCCTCAGCAACCGCAGGCTGGGCACGTCAAACCATGCTTCGCCGCCCTTGGCGCGCAGCTCGCAGACAAGCTCGACTTCCTCCCAGTCGAGGGTGACTTCAAAATTATAAGCCAAAACCTGCCAGTCGGCGGTGCCGTCCATGCCCTGGTCGCGCGCGGGTTTGCCCACCGCCCAGAGGCCGGCGCCGGCGCCGAGGGGGGATTTGAGGGCCTGGACGGCGGCGGTGCGCACGCGGCCCTCGAAGCGATAACGCCCGACCGGGAGCATGAGACGGGCGCGGAAAGAGGGCGCGCCGCCGTGGCCGGCGCGGATGTAGAGGGCGTGGGGCTGGCGCTGGATTTTCAAATCCGCGCCGCCTTCGTAGATGGGCATCCATTGCGGCAGGGGGCAGGCGCCGTCCTGGTCAAAGCGCGCCAGCCGCTGGGCCAGCTCCAGGGTTTGTTTGCGGGCGGTTTCGGCGCGCACAGCCAGGGCGCGCAGCAGCTCGCGCTGCCGGTTTTCGACATCGCGGAGGGTGGAGGTGTCATTGATGGACTTGAGGGCTTCTTTGAGGCGAAAGGCGGTTTGGTTCACGCGATTGGAGAGGTCGGTGTAATTGAAAATATTGGTGGCAATGAAACAGGAGCGGCGCAGGAACATCTGGCGGGCGGGCGGGGTTTGGAGGATGGTTTTGGTGACCAGGCCGTTTTCGCCCGGATCAAAGATGGAATGGCCCGGATCGCGAAACAACTGATCCAAGTCGTTGGGCATGAACACCAGCCGGCCGGTGTCCGGCGCGGCGTAGATGCGGAAATTGTTGCGGTTGCGGCTGTAGCCGTCCCAGTGGGAGGCCAGGGCCTCGATGGCCATCATGGAGACGAAACGCTCCACATCGAGTGCGGCCTGGAGTTTTTGCCAGCGGAGCTCCGGGTTGCGCTCCTGGCAGGCGGCCACGGCGGCCTTCAAATCGGCCCGGTCGGGCAGGCCCTCGCCGAAGTCCAGGGTCAGCTCCTCGTTGATGTCGCGGCCGGGCTTGATGTCGTAAAGATTGCCGGTGGCGGGGCGGAAGTGGCGCTTGAGAAAATCCTCATGGAAATCCTCTTTGAGCACGTAGAGGCCCAGCCTGCGGCCGTTTAATTCCACCACGGCATGGCCGGTGCGCGGGGAGGGCACGCCGGCCAGGCGAAAGAGGTAGCCGCAGATTTTTTCGTTGAGGTAGCTGGGGTCCTGGACGGAATTGTTGAGCATGATCTTGCGGAGGCCATGGAAGCGTTGATCCGGGGTGTGCCGGCCAAAATGCAGCATCATGCCCGGTTTGTTGTCCACCGGCCGGAAACTGCCCGCCGCCCCTTTGAGGTGCAGGGCCACATTGACATACGTTTTGCCGCCTTCGCGGACGGTGGCGGTGACGTTCTGGCGGGGATTGCGCCGGAGGCTTTCGTAGGCTTCGCGGCTGACTTCAATTTGAATGAAGGGGATGGGGCCGTTGGTGAACAAATCAGCGCCGGGGCGGGAGAGTTCGTCTGGATCAAGCACCAAGGGCGCCGGCGCCGCGGGCAGGAAACCGCCCGCCGCCATCACCAGACATCCCGCCAGCGCCCGCAGGCGGCTGGAAAATGTGGGCATGGGATTCACGTTAAATGGACGTTGCCAGCAGGGGGAATGTTCAAGGCCAGCCTGCTGGCGGGAAAGAGCGGAGGGGGGATTGGGAAGTGCAAAGTGCAAAGTGCAAAGTGCAAAGTGCAAAATGCAAAATGCAAAATGCAAAGTGCAAAGTGCAAAGTGCAAAGTGCAAAGTGCAAAGTGCAAAGTGCAAAACCGGTGGTTCGGAGGCGAGGGGAGGACATTTTGGGGGAAGGAGAAGGAGGGCGCGGCGATTTGGCTTTTCGGGGCGGTGATTTCGGCGTAAATCCGTGAGCCATGAAAATGCAAATTTGGTGGCGGGTATTGGCCCTGGTGTGGGGGGCGGTGTTGCTGGGGGCCGTGACGATTCCGGCGGCGGAGGAGCCGGGGGAGCTGTTGTTCACCTCCTTCCGCAAGAACGGGGAGGACGGCCTGCACTTGCTGCACAGCAAGGATGGTTACACGTGGACGGCCCTCAAGAATGACCGGTCCTTTTTGCGGCCGGAGGTGGGGGGCAAATTGATGCGGGATCCCTCGCTGGCGCTGGGGCCGGACGGCACGTTTCATCTGGTGTGGACAACGGCCTGGAACAAGCACGGGGCGGGGTATGCGTCGTCGAAAGATTTGATTCACTGGTCGGAGCAGCGGTTGTTGGATGTGATGGCGCACGAGCCGCAGACGCGGAATGTGTGGGCGCCGGAGCTATTCTATGATGCGGCGCAGCAGCAGTGGCTGATTGTGTGGTCGAGCACCATTCCGGGGCGGTTTCCCCAAACGGAGAAGGCGGGGGATGACGGCTACAATCACCGGCTGTATTACACCACCACGCGGGATTTTCAGACGCTGGCGCCCACGCGGCTGTTGTATGATCCGGGATTCAACTGCATTGATGCGGTGTTGTTTCAGGACGGAGCGCGGTACGGGATGATTTTGAAGGACGAGACGCGGCATCCGCCGGCCAAGAATCTGCGGGTGGCGTTCAGCGAGCGGGCGACGGGGCCGTATGGGCCGGCCTCGGCGCCGATCAC
Above is a genomic segment from Verrucomicrobiia bacterium containing:
- the rfaQ gene encoding putative lipopolysaccharide heptosyltransferase III, which translates into the protein MKFLLIKLNHLGDTLLLTPTLRFLAQRFPGAAMDVLVRGGCEVMLQGHPAIRHLLALGRPDRERRPWRTVWAENRRAWQALAGQRYDYAFALSVSDRACLWAWLSRARVRVANDAYGEWGWRRRLFHQLSPFAWAPHHQVLKDFRTVADCFDPQAQPGPLEFFPGVPPAAFAQRFPGLDQGPPLAVIHVTSRWRFKQWLPERWAAVADALQEQHGLRVAFTAGPGPVEAADVQQILSRMQRPALNLAGRTTMAELACLLGRARLFLGVDTVAMHLAAAMQTPIVALFGPSSETSWRPWQCPHELVLGECPCKVTRQFVCDKSRPYPCMERIQVPAVLAAAARLLQTPAAKAPLQGEGR
- a CDS encoding glycoside hydrolase family 43 protein, whose protein sequence is MKMQIWWRVLALVWGAVLLGAVTIPAAEEPGELLFTSFRKNGEDGLHLLHSKDGYTWTALKNDRSFLRPEVGGKLMRDPSLALGPDGTFHLVWTTAWNKHGAGYASSKDLIHWSEQRLLDVMAHEPQTRNVWAPELFYDAAQQQWLIVWSSTIPGRFPQTEKAGDDGYNHRLYYTTTRDFQTLAPTRLLYDPGFNCIDAVLFQDGARYGMILKDETRHPPAKNLRVAFSERATGPYGPASAPITGNYWAEGPTILRIQGKWFVYFDRYTEHRYGLVTSTDLRTWTDESDKVRFPKDHRHGTVLRVPRAVLERLQAEP
- a CDS encoding CotH kinase family protein, whose product is MPTFSSRLRALAGCLVMAAGGFLPAAPAPLVLDPDELSRPGADLFTNGPIPFIQIEVSREAYESLRRNPRQNVTATVREGGKTYVNVALHLKGAAGSFRPVDNKPGMMLHFGRHTPDQRFHGLRKIMLNNSVQDPSYLNEKICGYLFRLAGVPSPRTGHAVVELNGRRLGLYVLKEDFHEDFLKRHFRPATGNLYDIKPGRDINEELTLDFGEGLPDRADLKAAVAACQERNPELRWQKLQAALDVERFVSMMAIEALASHWDGYSRNRNNFRIYAAPDTGRLVFMPNDLDQLFRDPGHSIFDPGENGLVTKTILQTPPARQMFLRRSCFIATNIFNYTDLSNRVNQTAFRLKEALKSINDTSTLRDVENRQRELLRALAVRAETARKQTLELAQRLARFDQDGACPLPQWMPIYEGGADLKIQRQPHALYIRAGHGGAPSFRARLMLPVGRYRFEGRVRTAAVQALKSPLGAGAGLWAVGKPARDQGMDGTADWQVLAYNFEVTLDWEEVELVCELRAKGGEAWFDVPSLRLLRKK